One segment of Ziziphus jujuba cultivar Dongzao chromosome 12, ASM3175591v1 DNA contains the following:
- the LOC107428466 gene encoding uncharacterized protein LOC107428466 isoform X2: MGSLSVNGWWTRTTSKYASSSTNPLRLEQSSFICGNLIGLYGVQNVLPSKLCSGLKFSPRAFASRKSFKKLKKDGTQKRKSVTDSSSSNDYGQDDKKVDPSENLTEQKLISIPSRSSVLQACTVTSGLIAAFGIIIRQVSHLASVEGLPILDCSSKVSFDFEMWHLELITGLVLLISSCRYLLLKTWLDFAESSEAANQQVLTSLGPLDYMVVAFLPGFSEELLFRGALLPLFGFDWKSVLVVAAIFGVLHLGSGRKYSFAAWATFVGIAYGYATVMSSSIIVPMASHAVNNLVGGILWRYESKPSEQSMRMIGHYQNLESGM, translated from the exons ATGGGTTCGCTCTCTGTAAACGGTTGGTGGACCAGAACAACTTCAAAATATGCTTCTTCTTCCACAAACCCCTTGCGTTTGGAACAATCTTCCTTCATCT GTGGGAATCTCATTGGCCTATATGGTGTACAAAATGTTTTACCTTCCAAATTATGCAGT GGACTCAAATTTAGCCCAAGGGCTTTTGCAAGCCGGAAATCattcaagaaattgaaaaaggaTGGAACACAAAAACGTAAAAGCGTTACTGATAGTTCTTCTAGTAATGATTATGGTCAAGATGACAAGAAAGTAGATCCTTCTGAAAATTTGACTGAGCAGAAACTGATTTCAATCCCCTCAAGGAGTAGTGTGCTTCAGGCATGCACTGTTACTTCGGGTCTAATAGCTGCTTTCGGTATAATAATTCGACAG GTATCGCATTTGGCATCAGTGGAAGGATTGCCAATACTTGACTGCTCATCAAAAGTATCGT ttgattttgagatgtggcATCTTGAGTTGATTACAGGACTAGTTTTACTGATATCGTCATGCCGATATCTTCTATTGAAGACATGGTTAGATTTTGCCGAGTCTAGTGAAGCTGCAAATCAGCAG GTCCTTACATCTCTGGGGCCATTGGATTACATGGTCGTTGCATTTTTGCCTGGGTTTAGTGAG GAACTTCTTTTTCGTGGTGCACTGCTACCGCTTTTTGGATTTGACTGGAAGAGTGTCTTGGTGGTTGCTGCCATTTTTGGTGTTCTGCACCTAGGAAGTGGACGGAAGTATTCCTTTGCTGCCTG GGCAACTTTTGTTGGTATTGCATATGGTTATGCAACAGTAATGTCTTCTAGCATTATTGTACCGATGGCTTCACATGCAGTGAACAATTTGGTGGGAGGGATTTTGTGGCGCTATGAATCGAAACCATCAGAACAAAG TATGAGAATGATAGGCCATTACCAAAATTTGGAGAGTGGGATGTGA
- the LOC107428466 gene encoding uncharacterized protein LOC107428466 isoform X1: protein MGSLSVNGWWTRTTSKYASSSTNPLRLEQSSFICGNLIGLYGVQNVLPSKLCSGLKFSPRAFASRKSFKKLKKDGTQKRKSVTDSSSSNDYGQDDKKVDPSENLTEQKLISIPSRSSVLQACTVTSGLIAAFGIIIRQVSHLASVEGLPILDCSSKVSFDFEMWHLELITGLVLLISSCRYLLLKTWLDFAESSEAANQQVLTSLGPLDYMVVAFLPGFSEELLFRGALLPLFGFDWKSVLVVAAIFGVLHLGSGRKYSFAAWATFVGIAYGYATVMSSSIIVPMASHAVNNLVGGILWRYESKPSEQSHCKQRLFHILTPSSVRFFLEF from the exons ATGGGTTCGCTCTCTGTAAACGGTTGGTGGACCAGAACAACTTCAAAATATGCTTCTTCTTCCACAAACCCCTTGCGTTTGGAACAATCTTCCTTCATCT GTGGGAATCTCATTGGCCTATATGGTGTACAAAATGTTTTACCTTCCAAATTATGCAGT GGACTCAAATTTAGCCCAAGGGCTTTTGCAAGCCGGAAATCattcaagaaattgaaaaaggaTGGAACACAAAAACGTAAAAGCGTTACTGATAGTTCTTCTAGTAATGATTATGGTCAAGATGACAAGAAAGTAGATCCTTCTGAAAATTTGACTGAGCAGAAACTGATTTCAATCCCCTCAAGGAGTAGTGTGCTTCAGGCATGCACTGTTACTTCGGGTCTAATAGCTGCTTTCGGTATAATAATTCGACAG GTATCGCATTTGGCATCAGTGGAAGGATTGCCAATACTTGACTGCTCATCAAAAGTATCGT ttgattttgagatgtggcATCTTGAGTTGATTACAGGACTAGTTTTACTGATATCGTCATGCCGATATCTTCTATTGAAGACATGGTTAGATTTTGCCGAGTCTAGTGAAGCTGCAAATCAGCAG GTCCTTACATCTCTGGGGCCATTGGATTACATGGTCGTTGCATTTTTGCCTGGGTTTAGTGAG GAACTTCTTTTTCGTGGTGCACTGCTACCGCTTTTTGGATTTGACTGGAAGAGTGTCTTGGTGGTTGCTGCCATTTTTGGTGTTCTGCACCTAGGAAGTGGACGGAAGTATTCCTTTGCTGCCTG GGCAACTTTTGTTGGTATTGCATATGGTTATGCAACAGTAATGTCTTCTAGCATTATTGTACCGATGGCTTCACATGCAGTGAACAATTTGGTGGGAGGGATTTTGTGGCGCTATGAATCGAAACCATCAGAACAAAG TCATTGCAAACAGCGTCTCTTCCATATTCTGACTCCGTCGTCCGTACGCTTTTTCTTGGAGTTCTGA
- the LOC107428466 gene encoding uncharacterized protein LOC107428466 isoform X3 has protein sequence MGSLSVNGGNLIGLYGVQNVLPSKLCSGLKFSPRAFASRKSFKKLKKDGTQKRKSVTDSSSSNDYGQDDKKVDPSENLTEQKLISIPSRSSVLQACTVTSGLIAAFGIIIRQVSHLASVEGLPILDCSSKVSFDFEMWHLELITGLVLLISSCRYLLLKTWLDFAESSEAANQQVLTSLGPLDYMVVAFLPGFSEELLFRGALLPLFGFDWKSVLVVAAIFGVLHLGSGRKYSFAAWATFVGIAYGYATVMSSSIIVPMASHAVNNLVGGILWRYESKPSEQSHCKQRLFHILTPSSVRFFLEF, from the exons ATGGGTTCGCTCTCTGTAAACG GTGGGAATCTCATTGGCCTATATGGTGTACAAAATGTTTTACCTTCCAAATTATGCAGT GGACTCAAATTTAGCCCAAGGGCTTTTGCAAGCCGGAAATCattcaagaaattgaaaaaggaTGGAACACAAAAACGTAAAAGCGTTACTGATAGTTCTTCTAGTAATGATTATGGTCAAGATGACAAGAAAGTAGATCCTTCTGAAAATTTGACTGAGCAGAAACTGATTTCAATCCCCTCAAGGAGTAGTGTGCTTCAGGCATGCACTGTTACTTCGGGTCTAATAGCTGCTTTCGGTATAATAATTCGACAG GTATCGCATTTGGCATCAGTGGAAGGATTGCCAATACTTGACTGCTCATCAAAAGTATCGT ttgattttgagatgtggcATCTTGAGTTGATTACAGGACTAGTTTTACTGATATCGTCATGCCGATATCTTCTATTGAAGACATGGTTAGATTTTGCCGAGTCTAGTGAAGCTGCAAATCAGCAG GTCCTTACATCTCTGGGGCCATTGGATTACATGGTCGTTGCATTTTTGCCTGGGTTTAGTGAG GAACTTCTTTTTCGTGGTGCACTGCTACCGCTTTTTGGATTTGACTGGAAGAGTGTCTTGGTGGTTGCTGCCATTTTTGGTGTTCTGCACCTAGGAAGTGGACGGAAGTATTCCTTTGCTGCCTG GGCAACTTTTGTTGGTATTGCATATGGTTATGCAACAGTAATGTCTTCTAGCATTATTGTACCGATGGCTTCACATGCAGTGAACAATTTGGTGGGAGGGATTTTGTGGCGCTATGAATCGAAACCATCAGAACAAAG TCATTGCAAACAGCGTCTCTTCCATATTCTGACTCCGTCGTCCGTACGCTTTTTCTTGGAGTTCTGA
- the LOC107428466 gene encoding uncharacterized protein LOC107428466 isoform X4, with protein sequence MLLLPQTPCVWNNLPSSGLKFSPRAFASRKSFKKLKKDGTQKRKSVTDSSSSNDYGQDDKKVDPSENLTEQKLISIPSRSSVLQACTVTSGLIAAFGIIIRQVSHLASVEGLPILDCSSKVSFDFEMWHLELITGLVLLISSCRYLLLKTWLDFAESSEAANQQVLTSLGPLDYMVVAFLPGFSEELLFRGALLPLFGFDWKSVLVVAAIFGVLHLGSGRKYSFAAWATFVGIAYGYATVMSSSIIVPMASHAVNNLVGGILWRYESKPSEQSHCKQRLFHILTPSSVRFFLEF encoded by the exons ATGCTTCTTCTTCCACAAACCCCTTGCGTTTGGAACAATCTTCCTTCATCT GGACTCAAATTTAGCCCAAGGGCTTTTGCAAGCCGGAAATCattcaagaaattgaaaaaggaTGGAACACAAAAACGTAAAAGCGTTACTGATAGTTCTTCTAGTAATGATTATGGTCAAGATGACAAGAAAGTAGATCCTTCTGAAAATTTGACTGAGCAGAAACTGATTTCAATCCCCTCAAGGAGTAGTGTGCTTCAGGCATGCACTGTTACTTCGGGTCTAATAGCTGCTTTCGGTATAATAATTCGACAG GTATCGCATTTGGCATCAGTGGAAGGATTGCCAATACTTGACTGCTCATCAAAAGTATCGT ttgattttgagatgtggcATCTTGAGTTGATTACAGGACTAGTTTTACTGATATCGTCATGCCGATATCTTCTATTGAAGACATGGTTAGATTTTGCCGAGTCTAGTGAAGCTGCAAATCAGCAG GTCCTTACATCTCTGGGGCCATTGGATTACATGGTCGTTGCATTTTTGCCTGGGTTTAGTGAG GAACTTCTTTTTCGTGGTGCACTGCTACCGCTTTTTGGATTTGACTGGAAGAGTGTCTTGGTGGTTGCTGCCATTTTTGGTGTTCTGCACCTAGGAAGTGGACGGAAGTATTCCTTTGCTGCCTG GGCAACTTTTGTTGGTATTGCATATGGTTATGCAACAGTAATGTCTTCTAGCATTATTGTACCGATGGCTTCACATGCAGTGAACAATTTGGTGGGAGGGATTTTGTGGCGCTATGAATCGAAACCATCAGAACAAAG TCATTGCAAACAGCGTCTCTTCCATATTCTGACTCCGTCGTCCGTACGCTTTTTCTTGGAGTTCTGA
- the LOC107428507 gene encoding regulator of G-protein signaling 1: MTSCAEEGGCPSDYIAISISAICMILLLSRLISPFVVHKVPRSKGSGFWIPVIQVFASCNLLLSIVLSVNFLDFKKKYWWQSCYVWAVWVEGPLGFGLLLSCRISQAFQLYYIFVKRCLPPIRSYIFLPLLLFPWIAGAAFIHIRKPLNNLCHMGTWWIIPVVCLHTLYVATLVGFTAAIRHIEFRFDELRDLWRGILISASTIGVWTAAYILNEVHDDVSWLQAASRFLLLVTASILILALFSLSSSQPLLSQISLRRREPLEYETMGQALGIPDSGLLLQREKALVIDPSEPLDKLLLNKRFRHSFMAFADSCLAGENVHFYDEVHELSKIPVEDTVKRIYMARHIIEKYISAGATTEVNISHRSRQEILTTSNLACPDLFNNALNELIQLMKTNLVRDYWSSTFYLKFKEESSMRSNSHELEQMRGWNYSPRLSSVHGIDDPFHQEHFPKGSGCN, encoded by the exons ATGACGAGCTGTGCGGAGGAAGGTGGTTGTCCCAGCGACTACATAGCTATTTCCATCTCGGCAATCTGCATGATTCT GCTCCTGTCAAGATTAATATCACCATTTGTGGTTCACAAGGTTCCTCGTTCGAAAGGCAGTGGCTTCTGGATTCcagtaattcaagtttttgccAGCTGTAACCTTCTATTGTCAATTGtg CTATCCGTCAATTTTCTGGATTTCAAGAAGAAGTATTGGTGGCAGTCTTGCTATGTATGGGCAG TCTGGGTTGAAGGTCCACTAGGTTTTGGTTTGCTGCTGAGCTGTCGCATATCACAAGCCTTCCAACTATATTACATTTTTGTCAA GAGGTGCCTACCACCAATTAGAtcttatatttttcttcctCTACTTCTCTTTCCATGGATAGCTGGGGCTGCAT TTATACATATCAGAAAACCTCTAAACAATCTGTGCCACATGGGGACCTGGTGGATAATTCCAGTTGTGTGCCTCCACACATTGTATGTTGCCACTTTGGTTGGGTTCACTGCGGCTATTCGGCATATAGAATTCAGGTTTGATGAACTCAGAGACCTGTGGCGGGGAATTCTCATTTCAGCCTCCACTATTG GAGTGTGGACTGCAGCTTACATTTTGAATGAAGTTCATGATGATGTCTCATGGCTTCAAGCTGCCTCCAGATTTCTGCTATTGGTCACA GCAAGTATTCTTATATTAGCTTTGTTCTCTCTATCAAGTTCACAACCTCTACTCTCACAAATCAGCTTGAGGAGAAGAGAACCTCTAGAATATGAGACAATGGGTCAGGCTCTTGGCATACCTGATAGTGGATTGCTATTGCAAAGAGAAAAAGCTTTAGTAATAGATCCTAGTGAACCACTAGATAAATTACTTCTGAACAAAAGATTCCGCCACTCTTTCATGGCATTTGCAGATAG TTGTTTAGCTGGGGAGAATGTGCATTTTTATGATGAAGTGCATGAACTCAGTAAAATACCTGTAGAAGACACCGTGAAAAGGATTTACATGGCACGGCATATTATTGAAAAGTACATAAGTGCAG GAGCAACAACGGAAGTAAACATATCTCACCGAAGCCGACAAGAAATTTTGACCACTTCTAATCTGGCATGCCCAGATCTTTTTAATAATGCATTAAATGAGTTGATACAATTGATGAAAACA AATTTGGTTAGAGATTACTGGTCGTCAACGTTTTACTTGAAGTTCAAAGAAGAATCGAGCATGCGATCAAATAGCCATGAGCTGGAACAAATGAGAGGATGGAACTACTCTCCTAGGTTGAGTTCTGTACATGGTATTGATGATCCCTTTCACCAAGAACATTTTCCCAAGGGCTCTGGATGCAACTAA
- the LOC107428491 gene encoding very-long-chain 3-oxoacyl-CoA reductase-like protein At1g24470, with amino-acid sequence MLFTTCIEHLRTQPIWFLLISSLGFFTILKKSATFLNWVFITFIRDPKDLKRYGSWAMVTGSTDGIGKAFAYQLAKKGLNLILVSRNSSKLKSVSKEFQAEFPDTQIKTIAFDFSSDILEGVKEIEEGIKGLEIGILINNVGVSYPSAAYFHEVDEQVWMDIVRVNLEGTTWVSRAVLPGMLQRKRGAIVNIGSGAAIVVPSHPLYTTYAATKSYIDQLSRCLHVEYKHCGIDVQCQVPLYVATKMASDIASIKRSSLFVPSPDDYAEAAIRHIGYEARCTPYWSHWVQWCFAGLLPEAILDSWRLSIGINRRQGKLLIP; translated from the exons atgttatttactaCATGTATTGAACATCTCAGAACCCAACCAATTTGGTTTCTTCTGATCTCATCCCTTGGTTTCTTCACCATTCTCAAAAAATCAGCTACTTTTCTCAATTGGGTTTTCATAACATTTATCAGAGACCCAAAAGATCTCAAAAGATATGGATCTTGGGCCATGGTTACTGGTTCTACCGATGGAATAGGAAAAGCTTTTGCATACCAACTTGCAAAGAAAGGGTTAAACTTGATTCTCGTCAGCAGGAATTCCAGCAAGCTCAAATCTGTCTCAAAAGAATTTCAAGCAGAATTCCCAGATACCCAGATTAAAACTATAGCTTTTGATTTCTCCAGCGATATCTTGGAAGGTGTGAAGGAAATAGAAGAGGGAATCAAAGGGTTGGAAATTGGGATTTTGATAAACAATGTTGGAGTTTCCTATCCATCCGCTGCATATTTCCATGAGGTTGACGAGCAAGTTTGGATGGATATTGTAAGAGTGAATTTGGAAGGTACAACTTGGGTTTCAAGAGCAGTTTTACCAGGTATGCTTCAGAGAAAAAGAGGTGCTATTGTTAATATTGGTTCTGGTGCTGCCATTGTTGTACCTTCACATCCTCTCTACACAACGTATGCTGCGACAAAATC TTATATTGATCAACTATCAAGATGCTTGCATGTGGAATACAAGCACTGTGGAATTGATGTGCAGTGTcag GTACCATTATATGTAGCAACAAAAATGGCATCGGATATAGCATCCATCAAAAGATCATCCTTGTTTGTACCATCACCGGACGATTATGCAGAAGCTGCAATACGCCATATCGGCTACGAAGCACGGTGCACACCATATTGGTCTCATTGGGTCCAATGGTGCTTCGCCGGCTTGCTGCCTGAGGCCATCCTTGACTCGTGGCGCCTTTCCATTGGTATCAACAGGAGGCAGGGAAAGCTACTCATCCCATGA
- the LOC107428468 gene encoding very-long-chain 3-oxoacyl-CoA reductase 1 isoform X4, translated as MELSFGCILSSKTNLKCGRKVYTFSMAAMEFENLFIITTVSAIGFISVFKSFINFLRWVWVMFLRPSKNLKEYGSWALITGSTDGIGKALAFDLASRGLNLVLVGRNPLKLESTSSEIHEKYGGKVGIKKIVIDLAKSSGKEIAQVIEEEIKGLDVGILINNAGVAYPYAKFFHEIDSELAESITKVNIEAATWITWSVLPGMLKKKKGAIVNIGSASTVVTPSYPLYTIYAASKAYLAMFSRCISLEYKQQGIDVQCQMHC; from the exons ATGGAACTCTCATTTGGTTGCATTTTATCATCTAAAACCAACTTAAAATGCGGAAGAAAAGTTTATACGTTTTCTATGGCCGCCATGGAATTCGAAaacttattcataattactacAGTAAGCGCTATAGGTTTCATCTCTGTTTTCAAATCCTTCATCAATTTCCTGAGATGGGTATGGGTCATGTTCTTGAGACCTTCAAAGAATCTCAAAGAATATGGTTCATGGGCTTTAATCACAGGTTCAACTGATGGGATTGGCAAAGCTCTAGCCTTTGATCTTGCATCAAGGGGTCTTAATTTAGTGTTGGTTGGTAGAAACCCTTTGAAACTTGAATCCACCTCGAGTGAAATACATGAAAAGTATGGTGGGAAAGTTGGGATCAAGAAAATTGTCATTGATTTGGCCAAATCTAGTGGAAAGGAGATTGCCCAAGTCATTGAGGAAGAAATAAAGGGATTAGATGTTGGGATTTTGATTAACAATGCTGGTGTGGCTTACCCTTATGCAAAATTCTTTCATGAGATTGATTCGGAGCTTGCGGAGAGCATTACTAAAGTGAACATAGAGGCAGCTACTTGGATCACTTGGTCTGTGCTTCCTGGTatgctgaagaagaagaaaggagcaATTGTCAATATTGGCTCAGCTTCCACTGTTGTTACCCCATCTTATCCATTATACACCATTTACGCTGCATCCAAAGC GTACCTCGCAATGTTTTCAAGATGCATAAGTTTGGAATACAAGCAACAGGGAATTGATGTTCAGTGTCAG ATGCATTGCTGA
- the LOC107428468 gene encoding very-long-chain 3-oxoacyl-CoA reductase 1 isoform X1, translated as MELSFGCILSSKTNLKCGRKVYTFSMAAMEFENLFIITTVSAIGFISVFKSFINFLRWVWVMFLRPSKNLKEYGSWALITGSTDGIGKALAFDLASRGLNLVLVGRNPLKLESTSSEIHEKYGGKVGIKKIVIDLAKSSGKEIAQVIEEEIKGLDVGILINNAGVAYPYAKFFHEIDSELAESITKVNIEAATWITWSVLPGMLKKKKGAIVNIGSASTVVTPSYPLYTIYAASKAYLAMFSRCISLEYKQQGIDVQCQIPIFVATKMTKLKATSFFILSPEIYGKASIKSIGYEHFCLPCWSHSVQWFLLRLLPDALLNWYVFRYFLGMRKRGLKKDSKNQKLK; from the exons ATGGAACTCTCATTTGGTTGCATTTTATCATCTAAAACCAACTTAAAATGCGGAAGAAAAGTTTATACGTTTTCTATGGCCGCCATGGAATTCGAAaacttattcataattactacAGTAAGCGCTATAGGTTTCATCTCTGTTTTCAAATCCTTCATCAATTTCCTGAGATGGGTATGGGTCATGTTCTTGAGACCTTCAAAGAATCTCAAAGAATATGGTTCATGGGCTTTAATCACAGGTTCAACTGATGGGATTGGCAAAGCTCTAGCCTTTGATCTTGCATCAAGGGGTCTTAATTTAGTGTTGGTTGGTAGAAACCCTTTGAAACTTGAATCCACCTCGAGTGAAATACATGAAAAGTATGGTGGGAAAGTTGGGATCAAGAAAATTGTCATTGATTTGGCCAAATCTAGTGGAAAGGAGATTGCCCAAGTCATTGAGGAAGAAATAAAGGGATTAGATGTTGGGATTTTGATTAACAATGCTGGTGTGGCTTACCCTTATGCAAAATTCTTTCATGAGATTGATTCGGAGCTTGCGGAGAGCATTACTAAAGTGAACATAGAGGCAGCTACTTGGATCACTTGGTCTGTGCTTCCTGGTatgctgaagaagaagaaaggagcaATTGTCAATATTGGCTCAGCTTCCACTGTTGTTACCCCATCTTATCCATTATACACCATTTACGCTGCATCCAAAGC GTACCTCGCAATGTTTTCAAGATGCATAAGTTTGGAATACAAGCAACAGGGAATTGATGTTCAGTGTCAG ATTCCAATATTTGTGGCCACAAAGATGACAAAGTTGAAAGCAACTTCATTCTTCATATTATCACCAGAGATATATGGCAAAGCAAGCATAAAAAGTATTGGTTATGAACATTTCTGTTTGCCCTGCTGGTCTCATTCTGTGCAGTGGTTCTTGTTACGTTTATTGCCAGATGCATTGCTGAATTGGTACGTTTTTCGATATTTTCTGGGGATGCGCAAGAGAGGTCTGAAGAAGGACTCCAAGAATCAAAAGTTGAAGTAG
- the LOC107428468 gene encoding very-long-chain 3-oxoacyl-CoA reductase 1 isoform X3, whose amino-acid sequence MRKKSLYVFYGRHGIRKLIHNYYSSTDGIGKALAFDLASRGLNLVLVGRNPLKLESTSSEIHEKYGGKVGIKKIVIDLAKSSGKEIAQVIEEEIKGLDVGILINNAGVAYPYAKFFHEIDSELAESITKVNIEAATWITWSVLPGMLKKKKGAIVNIGSASTVVTPSYPLYTIYAASKAYLAMFSRCISLEYKQQGIDVQCQIPIFVATKMTKLKATSFFILSPEIYGKASIKSIGYEHFCLPCWSHSVQWFLLRLLPDALLNWYVFRYFLGMRKRGLKKDSKNQKLK is encoded by the exons ATGCGGAAGAAAAGTTTATACGTTTTCTATGGCCGCCATGGAATTCGAAaacttattcataattactacA GTTCAACTGATGGGATTGGCAAAGCTCTAGCCTTTGATCTTGCATCAAGGGGTCTTAATTTAGTGTTGGTTGGTAGAAACCCTTTGAAACTTGAATCCACCTCGAGTGAAATACATGAAAAGTATGGTGGGAAAGTTGGGATCAAGAAAATTGTCATTGATTTGGCCAAATCTAGTGGAAAGGAGATTGCCCAAGTCATTGAGGAAGAAATAAAGGGATTAGATGTTGGGATTTTGATTAACAATGCTGGTGTGGCTTACCCTTATGCAAAATTCTTTCATGAGATTGATTCGGAGCTTGCGGAGAGCATTACTAAAGTGAACATAGAGGCAGCTACTTGGATCACTTGGTCTGTGCTTCCTGGTatgctgaagaagaagaaaggagcaATTGTCAATATTGGCTCAGCTTCCACTGTTGTTACCCCATCTTATCCATTATACACCATTTACGCTGCATCCAAAGC GTACCTCGCAATGTTTTCAAGATGCATAAGTTTGGAATACAAGCAACAGGGAATTGATGTTCAGTGTCAG ATTCCAATATTTGTGGCCACAAAGATGACAAAGTTGAAAGCAACTTCATTCTTCATATTATCACCAGAGATATATGGCAAAGCAAGCATAAAAAGTATTGGTTATGAACATTTCTGTTTGCCCTGCTGGTCTCATTCTGTGCAGTGGTTCTTGTTACGTTTATTGCCAGATGCATTGCTGAATTGGTACGTTTTTCGATATTTTCTGGGGATGCGCAAGAGAGGTCTGAAGAAGGACTCCAAGAATCAAAAGTTGAAGTAG
- the LOC107428468 gene encoding very-long-chain 3-oxoacyl-CoA reductase 1 isoform X2 gives MAAMEFENLFIITTVSAIGFISVFKSFINFLRWVWVMFLRPSKNLKEYGSWALITGSTDGIGKALAFDLASRGLNLVLVGRNPLKLESTSSEIHEKYGGKVGIKKIVIDLAKSSGKEIAQVIEEEIKGLDVGILINNAGVAYPYAKFFHEIDSELAESITKVNIEAATWITWSVLPGMLKKKKGAIVNIGSASTVVTPSYPLYTIYAASKAYLAMFSRCISLEYKQQGIDVQCQIPIFVATKMTKLKATSFFILSPEIYGKASIKSIGYEHFCLPCWSHSVQWFLLRLLPDALLNWYVFRYFLGMRKRGLKKDSKNQKLK, from the exons ATGGCCGCCATGGAATTCGAAaacttattcataattactacAGTAAGCGCTATAGGTTTCATCTCTGTTTTCAAATCCTTCATCAATTTCCTGAGATGGGTATGGGTCATGTTCTTGAGACCTTCAAAGAATCTCAAAGAATATGGTTCATGGGCTTTAATCACAGGTTCAACTGATGGGATTGGCAAAGCTCTAGCCTTTGATCTTGCATCAAGGGGTCTTAATTTAGTGTTGGTTGGTAGAAACCCTTTGAAACTTGAATCCACCTCGAGTGAAATACATGAAAAGTATGGTGGGAAAGTTGGGATCAAGAAAATTGTCATTGATTTGGCCAAATCTAGTGGAAAGGAGATTGCCCAAGTCATTGAGGAAGAAATAAAGGGATTAGATGTTGGGATTTTGATTAACAATGCTGGTGTGGCTTACCCTTATGCAAAATTCTTTCATGAGATTGATTCGGAGCTTGCGGAGAGCATTACTAAAGTGAACATAGAGGCAGCTACTTGGATCACTTGGTCTGTGCTTCCTGGTatgctgaagaagaagaaaggagcaATTGTCAATATTGGCTCAGCTTCCACTGTTGTTACCCCATCTTATCCATTATACACCATTTACGCTGCATCCAAAGC GTACCTCGCAATGTTTTCAAGATGCATAAGTTTGGAATACAAGCAACAGGGAATTGATGTTCAGTGTCAG ATTCCAATATTTGTGGCCACAAAGATGACAAAGTTGAAAGCAACTTCATTCTTCATATTATCACCAGAGATATATGGCAAAGCAAGCATAAAAAGTATTGGTTATGAACATTTCTGTTTGCCCTGCTGGTCTCATTCTGTGCAGTGGTTCTTGTTACGTTTATTGCCAGATGCATTGCTGAATTGGTACGTTTTTCGATATTTTCTGGGGATGCGCAAGAGAGGTCTGAAGAAGGACTCCAAGAATCAAAAGTTGAAGTAG